The following nucleotide sequence is from Pseudomonas sessilinigenes.
AAAAGCTTTGCCGGCCCGCTGGTATCAGTTGGCAACAAATGTTGTAGCAATGCCGCCGGTGGCGAAATAGCCGGCCTTTAACGGGCGCAAGTCAGGTAGAATGCGCGCCCGGTTTTTGGAGAAGAACATGACCCTGCTCAAATTAAGCGATGTGTCCCTTGCTTTCGGCGCCATGCCGTTGTTGGACAAGGTGTCCTGGCAGATCGCCCGTGGTGAGCGGGTGTGCATCATCGGTCGTAACGGCACTGGCAAGTCCAGCATGATGAAGCTGGTCAAGGGTGATCAGAAACCCGACGACGGCTCCATATGGCGCGCACCTGGCCTGAAGATCGGCGAGTTGCCCCAGGAGCTGCCGGTGGCCGACGGTCGGACGGTGTTCGACGTGGTCGCCCAGGGGCTGTCGGGGGTTGGCGAGTTGCTGGCCCAGTACCATCACCTGAGCCAGAACATCGTCACCGATGCCGACCTGGAAAAGCTGATGCACGTCCAGCACGACCTTGAAGCCCGTGATGGCTGGCGCTTGCAGCAGTTGGTGGACAGCACCCTGAGCCGTCTGCAACTGCCGGCCGACAAGACCCTGGCCGAACTGTCCGGTGGCTGGCGCCGGCGTGTCCTGCTGGCCCAGGCCCTGGTGGCGGAGCCGGACCTGCTGCTGCTCGATGAACCGACCAACCACCTCGACATCGGTGCAATCGCCTGGCTCGAGGAGGCCTTGAAGGACTTCCCGGGGGCCGTGCTCTTCATCACCCACGACCGTTCTTTCCTGCAGAACCTGGCTACCCGCATCCTCGAGCTGGACCGTGGCGGCCTGATCGACTGGAACGGCGACTACGCCAGCTTCCTGGTCCACAAGGAAGCGGCATTGGCGGCGGAAGAAACCGCCAATGCGTTGTTCGACAAGCGCCTGGCCCAGGAAGAAGTCTGGATTCGCCAGGGCATCAAGGCCCGTCGCACCCGTAACGAAGGTCGGGTGCGAGCACTCAAGGCCTTGCGCGTGGAGCGCAGCCAGCGTCGCGAGCGCACCGGCAAGGCCAACATCCAGCTGGAAGCGGCGGACAAGTCCGGCAAGCAAGTGATGGTGCTGGAGAATGTCAGCTTCGCCCATCCGGAAGGTCCGTTCCTGGTCAAGGACTTCTCCATGGTCCTGCAGCGCGGTGATCGTATCGGCCTGCTGGGTGCCAACGGTACTGGCAAGACCACTCTGCTCAAGCTGATGCTCGGTGGCCTGGTGCCCAGCAGCGGTAAGGTCGAGGAGGGGACGCGGATCGAGGTGGCCTATTTCGACCAGCTGCGCCATCAACTGGACCTGGAAAAGACCGTGATCGACAACGTCGCCGAAGGCCGCGACTTCATCGAGATCGATGGCCAGAACCGCCACGTGCTCAGCTACCTGGGCGACTTCCTGTTCAGCCCACAGCGGGCCCGTACGCCCGTCAAGGCGCTATCGGGTGGTGAGCGGGCGCGGTTGCTGTTGGCCAAGCTGTTCAGCAAGCCGGCCAACCTGCTGGTGCTGGACGAACCAACCAACGATCTGGACGTGGAGACCCTCGAGCTGCTCGAAGAGGTGCTGTCGAACTACCAGGGCACAGTGTTGATGGTCAGTCACGATCGGGCATTCCTCGACAACGTGGTGACCAGCACCCTGGTGTTCGAGGGTGAGGGGCGCGTACGCGAGTATGTCGGTGGTTATGAGGACTGGATTCGCCAGGGTGGTTCGCCACGGTTGCTGGGTGTGACCGAGAACAAGTCCGGCAAGGCCGAGCTGAACTCCGCGGTAGTACCACCGGTGCAGGCATCGGCGCCGGCACAGGATGCACCTGCAGCGAAGAAGAAACTCAGCTACAAGCTGCAGCGCGAGCTTGAGGCACTGCCAGGGCAGATCGAGGCGATGGAGCAGCGCATTGCCGCTGTCGAGGCCGAGATGGCCGATGCCGGTTTCTACCAGCGTCCCGTGGCTGAGACTGCGGCGGTCATTGCACAGCTGGAACAGTTGAATGCCGAGCTGGACCAGATGGTCGAGCGCTGGGCGGAGCTGGATGCCTGAGTGACCGGCGCCATATGAAAAGCCCGATTCTAGAGTCGGGCTTTTTTTCGAGGCCGAATGCTTAGCGCTTGGCCAGGTGGACCGCGAGTACGTCGCAGGGGGCGCCGTGCAGGACGTCATTGGCGGTGGAGCCCAGTAGCAGGGCAAGGCCGTGGCGGCCATGGCTGCCGACCACGATCAGGTCGCATTCCTGTTCCTTGGCCAGGTGATGGATTTCCTGGCGCGGTTGGCCATAGGTCAGGTGGCTGTACTCCTTGGTCAACTCCGGGTACTTGTTGATCAGCCGATCGAGGCGTTCCCTGGCCTGGTCGAACTGTTGTTGCTGCAGTTGCGAAAGATCCATCGGGACATCGCCGCCAAAGGCCATGGCCATGGGTTCGACAATATGTACCAGCGACAGCTTGGCGGAATTGCTTACCGATAGCTCGCGAGCACGATGGATAACAGGATCGCACTCTTCGGTTAGATCTACGGCGACCAGAATATGGTGGTAGGACATGAGGCGCTCCT
It contains:
- a CDS encoding ATP-binding cassette domain-containing protein, encoding MTLLKLSDVSLAFGAMPLLDKVSWQIARGERVCIIGRNGTGKSSMMKLVKGDQKPDDGSIWRAPGLKIGELPQELPVADGRTVFDVVAQGLSGVGELLAQYHHLSQNIVTDADLEKLMHVQHDLEARDGWRLQQLVDSTLSRLQLPADKTLAELSGGWRRRVLLAQALVAEPDLLLLDEPTNHLDIGAIAWLEEALKDFPGAVLFITHDRSFLQNLATRILELDRGGLIDWNGDYASFLVHKEAALAAEETANALFDKRLAQEEVWIRQGIKARRTRNEGRVRALKALRVERSQRRERTGKANIQLEAADKSGKQVMVLENVSFAHPEGPFLVKDFSMVLQRGDRIGLLGANGTGKTTLLKLMLGGLVPSSGKVEEGTRIEVAYFDQLRHQLDLEKTVIDNVAEGRDFIEIDGQNRHVLSYLGDFLFSPQRARTPVKALSGGERARLLLAKLFSKPANLLVLDEPTNDLDVETLELLEEVLSNYQGTVLMVSHDRAFLDNVVTSTLVFEGEGRVREYVGGYEDWIRQGGSPRLLGVTENKSGKAELNSAVVPPVQASAPAQDAPAAKKKLSYKLQRELEALPGQIEAMEQRIAAVEAEMADAGFYQRPVAETAAVIAQLEQLNAELDQMVERWAELDA
- a CDS encoding universal stress protein, with protein sequence MSYHHILVAVDLTEECDPVIHRARELSVSNSAKLSLVHIVEPMAMAFGGDVPMDLSQLQQQQFDQARERLDRLINKYPELTKEYSHLTYGQPRQEIHHLAKEQECDLIVVGSHGRHGLALLLGSTANDVLHGAPCDVLAVHLAKR